In the Topomyia yanbarensis strain Yona2022 chromosome 3, ASM3024719v1, whole genome shotgun sequence genome, one interval contains:
- the LOC131689796 gene encoding DNA primase small subunit codes for MPENTENGKKAADTFDPSSLQDLLPIYYKRLFPHHQFYRWMSYGLSEASVFANREFSFTLEDDIYLRYQSFDSQADLEKEICAKSPCKIDIGAVYNVRPKDHRASTVMKPLQRELVFDIDMTDYDEIRTCCNEANVCPKCWKFMTIACKVIDAALREDFGFEHMLWVFSGRRGIHCWVCDKTARHLDTKGRSSIAEYLHILISGGEGSVTRVSLGDRMHHAIKRAHKLITPLFEEICLVDQNMFATPDGLRKLLAMVQDEGIRLELDKKLKPHQGDSKAIWKAYEAFFESLRVSGQNKARKLKYIIEETQLAFTYPRIDINVSKGFNHLLKSPFCVHPKTGKVCVPFNPNVAEKFDPTQVPTITGLLNEVNTFDENIKADGEEERSRIKDYKKTSMLRGTVIFEEFLRKLEQTFKGKAILVSDKKMEF; via the exons ATGCCCGAAAATACTGAAAATGGTAAAAAGGCTGCTGACACATTCGACCCAAGTTCGCTCCAGGACTTGCTTCCGATTTACTACAAGCGTCTATTTCCACATCATCAGTTCTATCGTTGGATGTCATATGGTCTCT CGGAGGCATCCGTCTTTGCGAACCGTGAATTTTCATTCACACTAGAGGATGACATTTACCTACGATACCAGTCGTTCGATAGTCAGGCAGATCTGGAGAAGGAAATTTGTGCGAAAAGTCCGTGCAAAATTGATATCGGTGCCGTGTACAATGTCCGCCCGAAAGATCACCGAGCCAGTACGGTGATGAAACCATTACAGCGCGAACTAGTTTTCGATATCGATATGACGGACTATGATGAGATTAGAACTTGCTGTAATGAGGCCAATGTTTGTCCAAAATGCTGGAAATTTATGACAATTGCGTGTAAGGTGATTGATGCCGCTCTGCGGGAAGACTTCGGTTTCGAGCATATGCTGTGGGTGTTTAGTGGGCGTCGAGGTATTCATTGTTGGGTGTGTGACAAAACGGCAAGACATTTGGATACAAAAGGACGATCGTCAATTGCAGAATATTTGCACATTTTGATAAGTGGTGGAGAAGGATCGGTCACGAGGGTCAGTCTAGGAGATAGAATGCATCATGCTATCAAAAGAGCACACAAGTTGATTACACCGCTGTTCGAAGAAATTTGCCTTGTTGATCAGAACATGTTCGCTACTCCGGATGGTCTCAGGAAGCTGCTGGCCATGGTACAAGATGAAGGTATCCGGCTAGAGTTGGACAAAAAGCTTAAACCACATCAAGGGGATTCCAAAGCTATTTGGAAGGCATACGAAGCGTTTTTCGAATCCCTTCGAGTTTCGGGCCAAAACAAAGCAAGAAAACTCAAATACATAATCGAGGAAACGCAACTAGCTTTTACCTATCCACGAATTGATATTAATGTCAGTAAAGGGTTCAACCATTTATTGAAATCGCCGTTCTGTGTTCATCCTAAGACAGGGAAGGTTTGCGTTCCTTTCAATCCGAATGTGGCTGAGAAGTTCGATCCCACGCAGGTTCCGACTATTAC GGGTTTACTGAATGAGGTTAACACCTTCGATGAGAACATCAAAGCCGATGGAGAAGAGGAACGATCCCGAATCAAAGATTACAAGAAGACCAGTATGTTAAGAGGCACTGTTATTTTTGAGGAATTTCTACGGAAGTTAGAACAAACGTTTAAAGGCAAGGCGATTTTAGTTAGCGATAAGAAGATGGAGTTTTAG